The proteins below are encoded in one region of Amycolatopsis magusensis:
- a CDS encoding pectate lyase family protein, protein MGELAVRSRRLLAVLVFGALVVTAPPSSAAVADGPVGFAGVDALGQNGTTGGAGGPVVTVTTAAGFLDHIARPGPYVIQVAGTITLPTGSTDGMHSVASDKTIIGLGSDARLVGGGLNIGLPVDDDVTTPPSDAVHNVIIRNLSLSGATDDLINVQMFSHHIWIDHNDLSNGDDGAVDIKRGSDFVTVSWNRFHDHDKTMLLGHDDDNGAQDIGRLRVTYHHNFFDGSDQRNPRVRFAESVHVYNNYYRDLSYGIASTMNAGVVAEGNYFDTVNNPGRVEFSGELGRMVARDNILVDCNHEIETRGTVTEPGTYYSYTADPAANVPGIVQAGAGVGRIATAAAATVDGFAGVNALGQNGTTGGAGGQVVTASTTSELLQYIDTIGPLTIQVSGRIAIESKQGVRPNKTIIGLGSSAEITGGGLDFHRSSNVIVRNIRFTAAEDDAINVGKESHHIWIDHNEFSGPADGAIDVVRGADYVTISWNWFQGTDKTMLIGHSDGNASEDTGHLKVTIHHNFFDGSAQRHPRVRFGEPVHVYNNYYRATSAYGVATTMNAGVLVEGNYFETVPQPIVVGYADSGPGRAVERNNIYTGSGVPQTAGSVVEPSTYYAYTVDSPATIPTTVPSGAGRL, encoded by the coding sequence ATGGGAGAGCTCGCAGTGCGGTCGCGTCGATTATTAGCGGTGCTGGTGTTCGGGGCATTGGTGGTGACCGCGCCGCCGTCGAGCGCGGCCGTGGCCGATGGCCCGGTCGGTTTCGCCGGCGTCGATGCCCTCGGGCAGAACGGGACCACGGGTGGGGCGGGCGGTCCCGTGGTCACCGTGACGACGGCGGCCGGGTTCCTCGACCACATCGCGCGGCCGGGCCCGTACGTCATCCAGGTGGCCGGGACGATCACCCTGCCGACGGGGTCGACGGACGGGATGCACAGCGTCGCCTCCGACAAGACGATCATCGGGCTGGGCAGCGACGCGCGGCTGGTCGGCGGCGGGCTCAACATCGGCCTGCCGGTGGACGACGACGTGACGACGCCACCGTCGGACGCGGTGCACAACGTGATCATCCGGAACCTTTCGCTCTCGGGTGCCACGGACGACCTGATCAACGTCCAGATGTTCTCGCACCACATCTGGATCGACCACAATGATCTGTCCAATGGGGACGATGGAGCCGTCGACATCAAGCGTGGCTCGGATTTCGTGACGGTCTCGTGGAACCGGTTCCACGACCACGACAAGACGATGCTGCTCGGGCACGACGACGACAACGGCGCGCAGGACATCGGCCGCCTCCGCGTCACCTACCACCACAACTTCTTCGACGGCTCGGACCAGCGCAATCCGCGGGTGCGCTTCGCCGAGTCGGTGCACGTGTACAACAACTACTACCGCGACCTGAGCTACGGCATCGCTTCGACGATGAACGCCGGGGTGGTGGCCGAGGGGAACTACTTCGACACGGTGAACAACCCCGGCCGGGTCGAGTTCAGCGGTGAGCTCGGGCGGATGGTGGCGCGGGACAACATCCTGGTCGACTGCAACCACGAGATCGAGACCCGCGGCACGGTGACCGAGCCGGGGACGTACTACTCCTACACCGCCGACCCGGCCGCGAACGTGCCGGGCATCGTGCAGGCGGGCGCCGGTGTCGGCCGGATCGCCACCGCGGCGGCGGCCACCGTGGACGGATTCGCCGGGGTGAACGCGCTGGGGCAGAACGGGACCACCGGTGGCGCGGGTGGCCAGGTGGTCACCGCGAGCACGACTTCTGAGCTGCTGCAGTACATCGACACGATCGGTCCGCTGACCATCCAGGTGTCGGGACGGATCGCGATCGAGAGCAAGCAGGGCGTGCGGCCGAACAAGACCATCATCGGGCTGGGTTCCTCGGCGGAGATCACCGGTGGAGGGCTGGACTTCCACCGGTCGTCCAACGTGATCGTGCGCAACATCAGGTTCACCGCGGCCGAGGACGACGCGATCAACGTCGGGAAGGAGTCGCACCACATCTGGATCGACCACAACGAATTCTCCGGCCCGGCCGATGGCGCGATCGACGTCGTACGCGGAGCGGATTACGTGACTATCTCGTGGAACTGGTTCCAGGGCACCGACAAGACCATGCTGATCGGGCACTCGGACGGCAACGCCTCCGAGGACACCGGGCACCTGAAGGTCACCATCCACCACAACTTCTTCGACGGTTCGGCGCAGCGGCACCCGCGGGTGCGCTTCGGTGAGCCGGTGCACGTGTACAACAACTACTACCGGGCCACGAGTGCCTACGGCGTCGCGACCACGATGAACGCCGGAGTGCTGGTGGAGGGGAACTACTTCGAGACCGTGCCGCAGCCGATCGTGGTCGGCTACGCGGACAGCGGCCCGGGGCGAGCCGTGGAACGGAACAACATCTACACCGGCTCGGGCGTACCCCAGACCGCCGGCAGCGTCGTCGAACCGAGCACCTACTACGCGTACACCGTCGACAGCCCGGCCACCATCCCCACCACCGTCCCATCCGGCGCCGGCCGTCTCTGA
- a CDS encoding polyprenyl synthetase family protein gives MSVEQLVHAFPRPRRPPVDAGWVRAETDRVLADFLREQAERASDRCLPTLVAVITDFLDGGKRLRPIFCHWGWVAGGGAPGASAVLHAGAGLELFHTFALIHDDVMDCSALRRGKPTVHEVLATRFRDDTDAEAAHRFGMNAAILLGDLCLAWADDLLQSVAAERGRSPRVQPLLHEMRTEVMVGQYLDLGGEHTDSPLDRSWRAIGCKTAGYTVEKPLQLGAALAGADEDLLSWCSAYGRPLGEAFQLRDDLLGAFGDVAVTGKPALDDFRDGKQTVLMGLTWERATPRQREVIRRRHGDPHLDEEGADELRTVIRETGAEASVRRLINDRAAEASLLLARPDLPDAAAEALAGLVGQVTRRTR, from the coding sequence ATGTCAGTCGAGCAACTCGTCCATGCCTTCCCGAGGCCGCGCCGTCCGCCGGTCGACGCCGGCTGGGTGCGTGCGGAAACCGACCGGGTGCTGGCCGATTTCCTGCGGGAGCAGGCAGAACGGGCCTCGGACCGGTGCCTGCCCACCCTGGTGGCGGTGATCACGGACTTCCTCGACGGCGGCAAGCGGCTCCGGCCCATCTTCTGCCACTGGGGCTGGGTGGCCGGTGGGGGCGCGCCGGGGGCCAGTGCGGTCCTCCACGCCGGAGCGGGGCTGGAACTGTTCCACACCTTCGCGTTGATCCACGACGACGTGATGGACTGCTCGGCCCTGCGGCGGGGCAAGCCCACGGTGCACGAGGTGCTGGCGACGAGGTTCCGCGACGACACCGACGCCGAGGCCGCCCACCGGTTCGGGATGAACGCCGCGATCCTGCTCGGCGACCTCTGCCTGGCGTGGGCCGACGACCTGCTGCAGTCGGTGGCCGCGGAACGCGGGAGGTCGCCCCGGGTGCAGCCCCTGCTGCACGAGATGCGCACGGAGGTGATGGTGGGGCAGTACCTCGACCTCGGCGGCGAGCACACCGACAGCCCGCTGGACCGCAGCTGGCGCGCGATCGGCTGCAAGACCGCGGGGTACACAGTGGAGAAACCGCTGCAGCTCGGTGCCGCGCTGGCCGGTGCCGACGAGGACCTGCTGAGCTGGTGCAGTGCGTACGGCAGGCCGCTGGGGGAGGCGTTCCAGCTGCGGGACGACCTGCTCGGCGCCTTCGGCGACGTCGCCGTCACCGGCAAACCCGCGCTGGACGACTTCCGCGATGGCAAGCAGACCGTCCTCATGGGACTGACCTGGGAACGCGCCACGCCGCGGCAGCGGGAGGTGATCCGGCGACGGCACGGAGATCCGCACCTGGACGAGGAAGGGGCCGACGAACTGCGGACGGTCATCAGGGAGACCGGCGCCGAGGCGTCGGTCCGCCGGTTGATCAACGACAGGGCCGCGGAGGCCAGCCTCCTGCTGGCGCGGCCGGACCTGCCGGACGCCGCGGCGGAGGCGTTGGCAGGGCTCGTCGGCCAGGTGACCAGGCGGACGCGATGA
- a CDS encoding class I SAM-dependent methyltransferase — translation MDDRPITVAQRNFRQHAEALERMGNRERFTYIFQSNLWESDSVSGPGSELEQTRDLRTKLPESLARFGVRTLLDLPCGDFGWLSGVDLGVERYIGADIVPGLIDRNLERYGQDPAREFRVLDLTSDDLPRADAVLCRDCLVHLSYEDIRRAIANLRRSGSRYLLTTTFPETTANTDISTGDWRPLNLCREPFGFPEPLLVLFEGCTEENGAFADKALALWEIGSLPGTPD, via the coding sequence ATGGACGACAGGCCGATCACGGTGGCACAACGCAACTTCCGGCAGCACGCCGAAGCGCTGGAGCGCATGGGGAACCGCGAGCGCTTCACCTACATCTTCCAGTCGAACCTGTGGGAGTCGGACTCGGTCTCCGGCCCCGGTTCCGAACTCGAGCAGACCCGCGACCTGCGCACCAAGCTGCCGGAGTCGCTGGCGCGCTTCGGCGTCCGGACGCTGCTCGACCTCCCCTGCGGCGACTTCGGCTGGCTCAGTGGCGTGGACCTCGGCGTCGAGCGGTACATCGGCGCCGACATCGTGCCCGGCCTGATCGACCGGAACCTCGAGCGCTACGGACAGGACCCGGCACGCGAGTTCCGCGTGCTCGACCTGACCTCGGACGACCTGCCGCGGGCAGACGCCGTGCTCTGCCGCGACTGCCTCGTCCACCTGAGCTACGAAGACATCCGGCGCGCCATCGCCAACCTCCGCCGCAGCGGCTCCCGCTACCTCCTGACCACCACCTTCCCCGAGACGACCGCGAACACCGACATCTCCACGGGCGACTGGCGCCCGCTGAACCTGTGCCGCGAACCGTTCGGCTTCCCGGAGCCGCTGCTGGTGCTGTTCGAGGGCTGCACCGAGGAGAACGGTGCCTTCGCCGACAAGGCACTGGCGCTGTGGGAGATCGGCAGCCTCCCCGGCACCCCGGACTAG
- a CDS encoding 2Fe-2S iron-sulfur cluster-binding protein — protein MPVYRLRVNGTEREVTVPAETALLWVLRDELGLTGPKYGCGIGACGACVSLVDGQARRVCVLPVGEVGAREITTIEGLAGHPAQQAWIAGDVAQCGYCQAGQLMSTVALLAEKPEPTDEDIDEALRDNVCRCGTYPRIRRAVHAAAALAREEDR, from the coding sequence GTGCCGGTGTATCGGCTGCGAGTCAACGGAACCGAGCGAGAGGTGACAGTCCCGGCGGAAACCGCGCTGCTCTGGGTGCTGCGGGACGAACTGGGCCTGACCGGGCCCAAGTACGGTTGCGGGATCGGCGCCTGCGGGGCCTGCGTGTCCTTAGTGGACGGACAGGCGCGGCGGGTCTGCGTGCTGCCGGTCGGCGAGGTCGGGGCGCGCGAGATCACCACGATCGAAGGGCTGGCCGGGCATCCGGCGCAACAGGCGTGGATCGCCGGTGATGTGGCCCAGTGCGGTTACTGCCAGGCGGGCCAGCTCATGAGCACCGTGGCGCTGCTGGCGGAGAAGCCGGAGCCGACCGACGAGGACATCGACGAAGCGTTGCGGGACAACGTCTGCCGGTGTGGGACCTATCCGCGGATCCGGCGTGCGGTGCACGCCGCGGCCGCGCTGGCCAGGGAGGAGGACCGATGA
- a CDS encoding terpene synthase family protein, whose product MTSVDAPPGLRPFYCPIEPALHPDVRLIESRAIDWIDRFRFYRDDKDRARVIGTNGAEFYARFAPSGITGNLQVIAHWVYWAFAFDDACCDSGPYSADPAGFLPMAGVLQRALESPWEPVPGGGPFVTALQDIGRGFHACATPSQVRRFCDAHRAWLFGVAWQIANRSRGRMPSLAEYTAMRLNSAGGPPTLAMLEIANGAEVPAAELAAPVVRALTEMTMLIDSWDNDLHSYRMEADEKHTDQNLVNVLSAQYGWTAGRAMDEAYALRDRVMTLFLRTRAGVDGSAALRCYLDGLGHAIRGNTDWALNVPRYHNYGEPMPHPGWTDRPRDTNPAPPPIPAIRWWWRLCELDKENP is encoded by the coding sequence GTGACCTCGGTCGACGCACCACCCGGACTGCGACCGTTCTACTGCCCCATCGAACCCGCGCTGCACCCCGACGTCCGGCTGATCGAGAGCCGCGCGATCGACTGGATCGACCGCTTCCGGTTCTACCGCGACGACAAGGACCGGGCACGGGTGATCGGCACCAACGGCGCGGAGTTCTACGCCCGCTTCGCGCCGTCCGGCATCACCGGCAACCTGCAGGTCATCGCGCACTGGGTGTACTGGGCCTTCGCCTTCGACGACGCCTGCTGCGATAGCGGCCCGTACAGTGCGGACCCGGCCGGTTTCCTGCCGATGGCGGGGGTGCTGCAGCGGGCGCTGGAGTCACCGTGGGAACCGGTGCCCGGCGGCGGCCCGTTCGTCACCGCGCTGCAGGACATCGGCCGCGGTTTCCACGCCTGCGCGACACCGTCGCAGGTGCGGCGGTTCTGCGACGCGCACCGGGCGTGGTTGTTCGGCGTGGCCTGGCAGATCGCCAACCGGTCCCGGGGCCGGATGCCCTCGCTGGCCGAATACACCGCGATGCGGTTGAACAGCGCGGGCGGCCCGCCGACGCTCGCCATGCTGGAAATCGCCAACGGCGCAGAAGTCCCGGCCGCGGAACTGGCCGCGCCGGTGGTGCGCGCCCTCACCGAGATGACCATGCTGATCGATTCCTGGGACAACGATCTGCATTCCTACCGAATGGAGGCCGACGAAAAGCACACCGACCAGAACCTCGTGAACGTGCTCAGCGCCCAGTACGGCTGGACCGCCGGGCGGGCGATGGACGAGGCCTACGCGCTGCGGGACCGGGTGATGACCCTGTTCCTGCGGACGCGGGCCGGGGTGGACGGCAGCGCGGCGCTGCGGTGCTACCTCGACGGGCTCGGCCACGCCATCCGCGGCAACACCGACTGGGCCCTGAACGTGCCGCGCTACCACAACTACGGCGAACCGATGCCGCACCCCGGCTGGACCGACCGGCCGCGCGACACCAATCCCGCGCCCCCACCCATCCCCGCGATCCGCTGGTGGTGGCGCTTGTGCGAACTGGACAAGGAGAACCCATGA
- a CDS encoding PucR family transcriptional regulator yields MNKRASEVTAELVNLYERELPHLVHDDESMVSLLSASVYQNIDTALRIFEHGIDPTRVEAPAAAIEYARRLAQRGTSVIDLIRAYYLGQMAVLDLAIQEGVRQNRNADDLGALTRQALSGALIFIDRVTQQVVAAYEEERDTWLLNRSAVRAARVRSLLDGEGVDIGASETALGYRLRGNHVGLVAWYAEGSRPAHPLAGLEALAGRLAAARSGGVRPLFVPNDELCAWVWLPVEEATGPTDEELESALAPDAEVRVAVGEPGRGVEGFRKSHRQAARVHALAVAAGNDCDRALTFRDVGAMALMTSDFPAMRAWVEDTLGELAQEDEQHERLRDTLRVFLAEGGSYTAAAERLLMHKNSVQYRVRKAQELLGRPVAGNRLDVELALNLCHRLGATVLGKR; encoded by the coding sequence ATGAACAAGCGCGCCTCCGAGGTGACCGCCGAGCTGGTGAACCTCTACGAGCGCGAACTCCCCCACCTCGTGCACGACGACGAGAGCATGGTCAGCCTGCTCTCCGCGAGCGTCTACCAGAACATCGACACCGCGTTGCGCATCTTCGAGCACGGCATCGACCCCACCCGGGTGGAGGCACCGGCTGCCGCGATCGAGTACGCCCGCCGGCTCGCCCAGCGCGGCACCTCGGTGATCGACCTGATCCGCGCGTACTACCTCGGCCAGATGGCCGTGCTGGACCTGGCGATCCAGGAAGGCGTGCGGCAGAACCGGAACGCCGACGACCTCGGCGCGCTGACCCGCCAGGCGCTCAGTGGGGCGTTGATCTTCATCGACCGGGTCACCCAGCAGGTCGTGGCCGCCTACGAAGAGGAACGCGACACCTGGCTGCTCAACCGCAGCGCGGTGCGCGCGGCGCGGGTCCGCTCGCTGCTCGACGGCGAGGGCGTGGACATCGGCGCCAGCGAAACCGCCCTGGGCTACCGGTTGCGCGGCAACCACGTCGGGCTGGTCGCCTGGTACGCCGAAGGCTCACGCCCGGCGCACCCCCTGGCCGGGCTGGAGGCACTGGCGGGACGACTGGCCGCCGCTCGCTCCGGCGGGGTGCGGCCGCTGTTCGTGCCCAACGACGAGTTGTGCGCGTGGGTGTGGCTGCCCGTCGAGGAGGCCACCGGGCCGACCGACGAGGAACTCGAGAGCGCGCTCGCCCCGGACGCCGAAGTGCGCGTCGCAGTCGGCGAACCCGGCCGCGGTGTCGAAGGTTTTCGGAAGAGCCACCGGCAGGCGGCTCGCGTGCACGCGCTGGCGGTCGCGGCCGGGAACGACTGTGATCGGGCCTTGACTTTCCGTGACGTCGGCGCGATGGCGTTGATGACCTCGGATTTCCCGGCCATGCGGGCCTGGGTCGAAGACACCCTGGGTGAGCTGGCACAAGAAGACGAGCAGCACGAGCGGTTGCGCGACACGCTGCGCGTCTTCCTGGCCGAGGGCGGCAGCTACACCGCCGCGGCCGAGCGGCTGCTCATGCACAAGAACTCCGTGCAGTACCGCGTGCGCAAGGCGCAGGAACTACTCGGCAGGCCCGTGGCGGGCAACCGGCTCGACGTGGAACTCGCGCTGAACCTGTGCCACCGGCTCGGGGCCACGGTCCTCGGAAAGCGGTAG
- a CDS encoding ABC transporter ATP-binding protein — translation MSGGESAGHVLRAVNLHKSYGYRPVLRGVDFDLRRGELLGVLGENGAGKSTLLQVLAGVLRPDRGEVRYQGRLGYCPQHIVVNDELTVKQHLRYFQCAYHVPDLKHAAGLLERLDLMRYRNAKAGTLSGGSKQKLNLTLALMHDPDVVLMDEPYQGFDWENYLNFWELTTELRERGRSVLVISHLAHDTERFDRLYRLEGGQVVPAEPHPAVECAS, via the coding sequence ATGAGCGGGGGCGAGAGCGCCGGGCACGTGCTCCGGGCGGTGAACCTGCACAAGTCCTACGGCTACCGGCCGGTCCTGCGCGGGGTCGACTTCGACCTGCGGCGCGGCGAACTGCTCGGCGTGCTCGGGGAAAACGGCGCCGGCAAGTCCACACTGCTGCAGGTGCTCGCCGGGGTGCTGCGGCCCGACCGCGGCGAGGTGCGCTACCAAGGCAGGCTCGGCTACTGCCCGCAGCACATCGTGGTGAACGACGAGCTGACGGTGAAGCAGCACCTGCGGTACTTCCAGTGCGCCTACCACGTGCCGGACCTCAAGCACGCGGCCGGACTGCTCGAACGGCTCGACCTGATGCGCTACCGCAACGCCAAGGCGGGCACGCTCAGCGGCGGCAGCAAGCAGAAGCTGAACCTGACGCTCGCGCTGATGCACGACCCGGACGTGGTGCTGATGGACGAGCCGTACCAGGGCTTCGACTGGGAGAACTACCTCAACTTCTGGGAGCTGACCACCGAACTGCGCGAACGCGGGCGCTCGGTGCTGGTGATCTCGCACCTGGCGCACGACACCGAGCGGTTCGACCGGCTGTACCGCCTCGAGGGCGGCCAGGTCGTGCCCGCCGAGCCGCACCCGGCCGTGGAGTGTGCCTCGTGA
- a CDS encoding 1-deoxy-D-xylulose-5-phosphate synthase, with translation MSAPIRPAHLDLESLLEDPTPAASLRCAQPAELRALAGELREFLVEAVCRAGGHLGSNLGVVELTIALHRVFDSPRESLIFDTGHQSYVHKLLTGRGRDFDALREAGGLSGYPSRTESEHDVAENSHASTALSYADGLARAGRPVVAVVGDGALTGGLCWEALNNLATSDRPVVIVLNDNGRSYDPTVGAVGRHLADLRDTAGTGPNLFRALGFPYLGPIDGHDLTAVEEALRAAKEFTRPVVVHCVTGKGRGYRPAELDLADHLHAVSRPGPAGSGAQWTTVFGERLLELAAERPRVVALTAAMLRPTGLLPLAEAFPERVIDVGIAEQHAVAAAAGLALGGLHPVVAVYSTFLTRAMDQVLMDVGLHRLPVTFVLDRAGVTGEDGASHHGMWDIALLRTVPGLRIAAPRDAGTLGSLLRQAVADDEGPTVLRFPKGSAPADLTAVDSRGDVDVLRFGKRPDVLLVTAGPLAATGLRAAVALEHRGIGVTVCDPRWVHPVDPAVAELAAKHQLVVTAEDGVRGGGFGTGLAQLVADAGVPVPVHPLGLPSRFLAHGSRAAILREHGLDATGLTASIQHLWTTAELGGEL, from the coding sequence ATGAGCGCGCCCATCCGTCCTGCGCACCTCGACCTGGAATCCCTGCTCGAGGACCCCACTCCCGCGGCCTCGCTGCGGTGCGCCCAGCCCGCCGAACTGCGGGCGCTGGCCGGGGAACTGCGGGAATTCCTGGTCGAAGCGGTGTGCAGAGCGGGCGGGCACCTCGGCTCGAACCTCGGCGTGGTGGAACTGACGATCGCGCTGCACCGGGTGTTCGACAGTCCGCGGGAAAGCCTGATCTTCGACACCGGGCACCAGAGCTACGTGCACAAATTGCTCACCGGCCGTGGGCGGGATTTCGACGCACTGCGGGAAGCGGGCGGGTTGTCCGGCTATCCGAGCCGCACGGAATCCGAACACGACGTGGCGGAGAATTCGCACGCTTCCACCGCGCTGTCCTACGCCGACGGCCTGGCCAGAGCGGGCCGCCCGGTGGTGGCCGTGGTCGGGGACGGCGCGCTCACCGGCGGCCTGTGCTGGGAGGCCCTCAACAACCTCGCCACCAGCGACCGGCCGGTGGTCATCGTGCTCAACGACAACGGGCGCTCGTACGACCCGACCGTCGGCGCCGTCGGACGGCACCTGGCCGACCTGCGCGACACCGCGGGCACCGGGCCGAACCTGTTCCGCGCCCTCGGTTTCCCCTACCTCGGCCCGATCGACGGCCACGACCTGACCGCGGTCGAGGAGGCGCTGCGGGCGGCGAAGGAGTTCACCCGGCCGGTCGTGGTCCACTGCGTCACCGGGAAGGGCCGGGGTTACCGGCCGGCGGAACTGGATCTCGCCGACCACCTGCACGCGGTCAGCCGCCCTGGCCCGGCCGGGTCCGGGGCGCAGTGGACGACGGTGTTCGGCGAGCGGCTGCTCGAACTCGCCGCCGAGCGCCCGCGGGTGGTCGCGCTGACGGCGGCGATGCTGCGGCCGACCGGGCTGCTGCCGCTGGCCGAGGCCTTCCCCGAGCGGGTCATCGACGTCGGCATCGCCGAGCAGCACGCCGTGGCGGCCGCCGCCGGGCTCGCCCTCGGCGGGCTGCACCCGGTGGTGGCGGTGTACTCGACCTTCCTCACCCGCGCGATGGACCAGGTGCTGATGGACGTCGGGCTGCACCGGCTGCCGGTCACCTTCGTGCTCGACCGGGCGGGCGTCACCGGTGAGGACGGGGCGAGCCACCACGGCATGTGGGACATCGCCCTGCTGCGCACGGTCCCCGGCCTGCGCATCGCCGCGCCGCGGGACGCGGGCACGCTCGGCTCGCTGCTGCGGCAGGCGGTGGCGGACGACGAGGGGCCCACCGTGCTGCGCTTCCCCAAGGGCAGCGCGCCGGCCGACCTCACCGCGGTGGACAGCCGCGGCGACGTCGACGTGCTGCGGTTCGGCAAGCGGCCCGACGTGCTGCTGGTGACCGCGGGCCCGCTGGCGGCCACCGGCCTGCGGGCCGCGGTGGCGCTGGAGCACCGCGGCATCGGGGTCACCGTGTGCGATCCCCGCTGGGTGCACCCGGTCGACCCGGCGGTGGCGGAGCTGGCGGCGAAGCACCAGCTGGTGGTCACCGCGGAGGACGGCGTGCGCGGCGGCGGCTTCGGCACCGGCCTCGCGCAGCTCGTCGCCGACGCGGGTGTCCCGGTGCCGGTGCACCCGCTCGGCCTGCCCAGCCGGTTCCTCGCCCACGGCTCACGCGCGGCGATCCTGCGGGAACACGGCCTCGACGCCACGGGCCTGACCGCCTCGATCCAGCACCTGTGGACCACCGCCGAACTCGGAGGAGAGCTGTGA